The sequence GTTGTCGAAGAAGAGCTGGGTGATGACGAAGTCCAGGCCGGCGTCCACCTTGGCCTTGAGGTGCAGGAGATCCTCGTCCCGTGAGCGCGTTTCCACGTGGCCCTCCGGATAACACGCCCCACCCAGGCTGAAATCGAAGTCCTCCTCGCGGATGAAGCGCACGAGATCCGTGGCATGACGGAAGTCCGTGTTCGCGAGGGTGTCGGCAGAGGCGCCCTGGGGCACGTCGCCGCGCAGCACCAGCACGTTGTCGATCTTCGCCGCCTCGAGCCGCCGCAACAGCTCGCGCAGCTCCTCGCGCGTGTGACCCAGGCACGCGAGGTGGGCCATGGCCTCGATGCCCGTGTCGCGCTTGATGCGCGTGACGAGATCCACCGTGCGATCGCGCGTGCTGCCTCCCGCGCCATAGGTGACGGACACGAACCCCGGCTCGAGTGGGGCCAGGTCCTCCAGGGTCTGCAGTAGGTTGGCGGTTCCCGCGTCCGTCTTCGGCGGGAAGAACTCGAAGGAGAAGCAGGGGTTGGACGGGTTCAGTCGATTGCGGATCTTCATGACGCGAACAGTCTAGAACGTCTCCGGTGGCTTCCCGAGAACCTTGATTGAGGGAGGTACGCGGTTATAGTCCGCGCCGTTTTCACCCCCCCTCCCAGGAGAGACGAACATGACCCGGCGAACGCCGCTCAATGACGCCCACCGTGCGCTGGGCGCCCGGATGGTGGACTTCGCCGGCTGGGACATGCCGGTGCAGTACAGCTCCGTCATCGCCGAGCACGAGGCCGTGCGCAACGCGGTGGGCCTCTTCGACGTGTCGCATATGGGGGAGATCGAGTTCCGCGGCCCCGGCGCCCTGGAGACCGCCAACCGGCTCATCACCAACGACCTCTCCAAGTGCGCGGATGGCCAGGCGCTCTACGCCGGGCTGCTCAACGAGCAGGGCGGCTTCGTGGACGACGTGGTGGCCTACCGCTTCTCGCCCGAGCACATCCTCATCGTCGTCAACGCCTCCAACAAGGACAAGGACTTCGCCTGGATGCTCGCGCGCGCCGAGGGCGTCAAGCCGGTGGACCGCAGCGACGACTACGCGCAGATCGCCGTGCAGGGCCCCAAGGCCGCGGCGCTCGTGCAGCGGCTCACCCCGGTGGACCTGACGAAGATCGGCACCTACCGCTTCGCGCAAGGGCCGGTGGCGGGCATTGACTGCATCGTCTCGCGCACCGGCTACACGGGCGAGGACGGCTTCGAGCTGTACTGCGCGCCCGGTGACGCGGAGGCGCTCTGGAAGGCGCTGCTCCAGGAGGGGCAGGCCGACGGAGTGAAGCCCTGTGGCCTGGGCGCCCGCGACAGCCTGCGCACGGAGATGAAGTTCGCCCTCTACGGTAACGACATCGACGACACGCACACCGCGCTGGAGGCCGGGCTCGGGTGGATCTGCAAGCTGGACAAGGCCGGGGGCTTCATCGGCCGCGACGCGCTGGCGAAGCAGAAGGCCGAGGGCCTCGAGCGCAAGCTGGTGGGCTTCGAGGTGACCGGCTCGGGCATCCCCCGGCATGGCTACCCGCTGCTCAAGGACGGTCAGCGGGTGGGCGAGGTGACGAGCGGTACCCAGGGACCGTCGGTGAAGAAGCCCATTGGCATGGGCTACGTCCCCGTGGAGCTGTCCACCGAGGGCTCGACCTTCGACGTGGAAATCCGGGGCCGCGCGGTTCCCGCCGTGGTGGTGAAGACCCCCTTCTGGAAGAAATAGAGGAGCGACGCACATGGCTGGCAACATTCCCCCCGATCTCAAGTACACGCAGGAACACGAGTGGGCCCGGCAGCAGGGCTCCGTGGTGGTGGTGGGCGTCACGGACCACGCCCAGTCGTCCCTGGGTGACGTGGTCTACGTGGAGCTGCCCAAGGTGGGCGCCACCCTCACCGCCGGCAAGCAGTTCGGCGTCATCGAGTCCACCAAGGCCGTCTCCGACCTCTTCGCGCCCCTGACGGGCAAGGTCGTGAAGGTCAACGAGGCGCTGCCCGACAACCCCTCCGCCATCAACACCGACCCCTACGGGGCGGGGTGGATCCTCGAGCTCGAGCCCTCGGACAGCAGCCAACTGGCGGGACTCCTGGATGCCGCCGCGTACGGGAACCTGGTGAAGAATTCCTGATGCCTTTCGGACTGGACCGAACGAGGCCGGATGTTATCCACGGCCTCTCGGCTTCACCCGCACCGCGAGTGCTCGATACCTATGTCCTTGAACTGGAAATACCAGGAGTCTTTCGCCGACCGGCACATCGGTCCGGATGAGAAGGAACTGCAGGGGATGCTGAAGACGATGGGCGTGGGCTCGCTCGACGAGCTCATCGACCAGACCGTCCCCCCAGCCATCCGCTCGAAGGAGCCCCTGTGGGTGGCCGGCGGTTGGTCCGAGACCGAGGCGCTCTCGGCGCTGGAGTCCATCGCGGCGAAGAACCAGCTCTTCCGCTCGTTCATCGGCATGGGCTACCACGACACCCAGACGCCGCTCGTCATCCTGCGCAACATCCTGCAGAACCCGGGCTGGTACACCCAGTACACGCCCTACCAGGCGGAGATCGCCCAGGGCCGGCTGGAGGCGCTGCTCAACTTCCAGACGATGGTGATGGACCTCACGGGCCTGGAGGTCGCCAACGCCTCGCTGCTCGACGAGGGCACGGCCGCCGCCGAGGCCATGGCGCTCGCCGTCGCCCAGTACAAGGGCGAGGGCAAGGGCGTCTTCTTCGTGTCCGAGGCGTGCCACCCGCAGACGCTCGACGTGGTGCGCACGCGCGCCCAGCCGCTGGGCGTGGAAATCGTCGTGGGTGATCACCGCACGGTGG is a genomic window of Cystobacter fuscus DSM 2262 containing:
- the gcvT gene encoding glycine cleavage system aminomethyltransferase GcvT; protein product: MTRRTPLNDAHRALGARMVDFAGWDMPVQYSSVIAEHEAVRNAVGLFDVSHMGEIEFRGPGALETANRLITNDLSKCADGQALYAGLLNEQGGFVDDVVAYRFSPEHILIVVNASNKDKDFAWMLARAEGVKPVDRSDDYAQIAVQGPKAAALVQRLTPVDLTKIGTYRFAQGPVAGIDCIVSRTGYTGEDGFELYCAPGDAEALWKALLQEGQADGVKPCGLGARDSLRTEMKFALYGNDIDDTHTALEAGLGWICKLDKAGGFIGRDALAKQKAEGLERKLVGFEVTGSGIPRHGYPLLKDGQRVGEVTSGTQGPSVKKPIGMGYVPVELSTEGSTFDVEIRGRAVPAVVVKTPFWKK
- the gcvH gene encoding glycine cleavage system protein GcvH, translating into MAGNIPPDLKYTQEHEWARQQGSVVVVGVTDHAQSSLGDVVYVELPKVGATLTAGKQFGVIESTKAVSDLFAPLTGKVVKVNEALPDNPSAINTDPYGAGWILELEPSDSSQLAGLLDAAAYGNLVKNS
- the metF gene encoding methylenetetrahydrofolate reductase [NAD(P)H], with product MKIRNRLNPSNPCFSFEFFPPKTDAGTANLLQTLEDLAPLEPGFVSVTYGAGGSTRDRTVDLVTRIKRDTGIEAMAHLACLGHTREELRELLRRLEAAKIDNVLVLRGDVPQGASADTLANTDFRHATDLVRFIREEDFDFSLGGACYPEGHVETRSRDEDLLHLKAKVDAGLDFVITQLFFDNAFYFDFVERARRVGINVPIVPGIMPITNHEQIQRFTRLCGATIPMRLALQLEQLKDQPEALVQLGVAHATVQCMELLSRGVPGIHFYTLNKSPATRMIVSALRART